A genomic region of Pseudomonas abietaniphila contains the following coding sequences:
- a CDS encoding type IV pilin protein: MNGRSLSRYGNGFTLIELLIAIAVVAILAAIAYPTYTEHAKKTRRSEIAGVLVEEAQRLERFFSRAGQYSNVAGPPVREHDVSGGNAYYAISAERSEQTFILTAMPVAGTLMSGDRCGGFVLDNTGRHDNVGMSGDASVAGCWGR, encoded by the coding sequence ATGAACGGGCGCTCACTGTCGAGGTACGGCAACGGGTTTACCCTGATCGAATTGCTGATCGCCATCGCCGTCGTCGCGATCCTGGCGGCGATCGCATACCCGACGTACACCGAACACGCGAAGAAAACCCGCCGCTCGGAAATCGCCGGTGTGCTGGTCGAGGAAGCGCAAAGGCTGGAGCGTTTTTTCTCACGCGCAGGGCAGTACTCAAATGTAGCCGGACCGCCCGTTCGGGAGCATGACGTTTCTGGCGGCAACGCGTATTACGCGATCAGTGCCGAGCGGTCGGAGCAGACGTTCATCCTGACAGCGATGCCTGTCGCCGGGACGCTGATGAGCGGCGACAGATGTGGCGGGTTCGTGCTGGATAACACTGGCAGGCACGACAATGTGGGGATGTCGGGCGATGCCAGTGTGGCGGGGTGCTGGGGGCGATGA
- the pilV gene encoding type IV pilus modification protein PilV encodes MDTRSRQAGMTLIEVLVALVVFSIGALGVAMLQLNALKHTDSAMRSTQASFIAQDLLERIRANPDANYALSSLSQAPTSGNPDNPRDQDLFDFADQLRRMVGDDVQATVSVVGAHVTLELDWDDSRAEGETGHRQTLTLSSLTRALRP; translated from the coding sequence ATGGACACGAGATCGAGACAGGCAGGGATGACGCTGATCGAAGTGTTGGTCGCCCTGGTGGTGTTTTCCATAGGCGCCTTGGGCGTGGCGATGTTGCAGCTCAACGCGCTGAAGCACACCGACAGCGCCATGCGCAGTACACAAGCGAGCTTTATCGCGCAGGATTTGCTGGAGCGCATCCGTGCCAATCCCGACGCGAACTACGCATTGTCCTCCCTGAGCCAGGCGCCGACGTCCGGCAACCCCGATAACCCCAGAGATCAGGACCTGTTCGATTTCGCCGACCAGCTTCGGCGCATGGTCGGGGACGATGTTCAGGCCACCGTCTCGGTCGTCGGCGCTCATGTCACGCTGGAGTTGGACTGGGATGACTCGCGCGCTGAGGGTGAAACCGGACACCGGCAAACGCTCACGCTGAGCAGCCTCACACGAGCCCTTCGACCATGA
- a CDS encoding PilW family protein, producing the protein MRRQARGFGLVEIMLALALGLVMSHALIQIFLSSKNTYLSQASSAGLQEDARFVLSKVVQEIRLAGMFGCLATVRDASAGGQFSTATRTPVEWEAQQQSLTLITAGVGQGGAWHNWEIHTDCLSSATAWTRGRAPRLAEGELMLPIHKQVYRFNPSRGELALNGQPLISNVRSFSVLFGVADGIDTPGIARYTDQPDPALIRSVRLTLTLFDPADRTQEQTFNVVAAIRNRLG; encoded by the coding sequence ATGAGGCGGCAGGCGAGGGGATTTGGGCTCGTGGAAATCATGCTTGCCTTGGCGCTCGGGCTGGTGATGTCGCACGCGTTGATACAGATTTTTCTCAGCAGTAAGAACACCTACCTGAGTCAGGCATCGTCGGCAGGCCTGCAAGAAGATGCGCGTTTCGTCCTCAGCAAGGTGGTTCAGGAAATACGCCTGGCAGGCATGTTCGGCTGCCTGGCGACGGTTCGTGACGCCAGCGCGGGTGGACAATTCTCCACGGCCACTCGCACACCTGTGGAGTGGGAGGCGCAGCAACAGTCACTGACCCTCATAACGGCCGGCGTAGGGCAGGGCGGGGCCTGGCACAACTGGGAGATTCACACCGACTGCCTGTCATCCGCCACCGCATGGACCCGAGGCCGGGCGCCGCGCCTTGCCGAAGGCGAGCTGATGCTGCCGATCCACAAACAGGTGTATCGCTTCAACCCAAGCCGGGGCGAGCTGGCGCTCAACGGACAGCCACTGATCAGCAACGTCCGGTCGTTCAGCGTGTTGTTCGGGGTGGCAGATGGCATCGATACGCCTGGGATTGCGCGTTACACCGATCAACCTGATCCCGCGCTGATCCGCAGCGTGCGGCTGACGCTGACCCTCTTTGATCCGGCAGATCGCACTCAAGAACAGACCTTCAATGTGGTCGCTGCCATTCGTAACCGGCTGGGGTGA
- a CDS encoding type IV pilin protein yields the protein MLAKPKHQQGFTLIELMITVAIVAILAAIAYPSYTNYVKRGYRSEGIALLNDAAAKMERFYAQNNSYAGATLTKLGYTDPMMSTNGKYKLTIPNPTATAYSVVVAPQGSQATDTCGTLSVSQDGTKSATGADCFK from the coding sequence ATGCTGGCAAAACCGAAACATCAACAGGGCTTTACCCTGATCGAACTGATGATCACGGTGGCGATCGTGGCCATTCTGGCGGCCATTGCGTACCCCAGTTACACCAACTACGTAAAGCGCGGGTATCGCTCCGAAGGCATTGCATTGCTCAATGACGCCGCCGCGAAAATGGAGCGTTTCTATGCGCAGAACAATAGCTATGCCGGAGCAACACTCACGAAGCTGGGCTACACCGATCCAATGATGTCGACCAATGGGAAATACAAACTGACCATCCCGAATCCAACCGCAACCGCCTACTCGGTGGTGGTAGCGCCGCAAGGCAGCCAGGCGACGGACACTTGTGGAACGTTGAGCGTGAGTCAGGACGGCACTAAATCGGCCACCGGTGCCGACTGCTTCAAATAA
- a CDS encoding pilus assembly PilX family protein, with product MNAQRGVVLIVSLVFLLLLTLLATSSMQNATLQEKVAGSLSLRHDSFQRAETVLRAAEAAVLEPGFALPECSTPTMCLPPMDALTRTAAGSGGASDVSWVSSHGGFYGIQHLGQTEDPAGAGERGEFRRLYRVTAVGLQGSTRTVLESIHTDRGRVMWRQRL from the coding sequence ATGAACGCTCAACGCGGTGTGGTGCTGATTGTCAGTCTGGTGTTCCTTCTTCTGCTGACCCTGCTCGCCACTTCATCCATGCAGAACGCCACCCTTCAGGAGAAAGTCGCGGGCAGCCTGTCACTGCGGCACGATTCGTTTCAAAGAGCCGAAACGGTGCTCAGGGCCGCAGAGGCCGCTGTTCTTGAACCCGGATTCGCGCTCCCCGAATGCTCGACTCCGACGATGTGCCTGCCGCCGATGGATGCGCTGACGCGTACTGCCGCAGGCTCAGGCGGCGCTTCCGACGTGAGCTGGGTATCGAGCCACGGTGGGTTCTATGGCATTCAGCACTTGGGGCAAACCGAGGATCCTGCCGGCGCAGGAGAACGAGGCGAGTTTCGCCGGTTGTACCGTGTTACGGCCGTCGGTCTTCAGGGCTCCACAAGGACCGTGCTGGAGAGCATTCACACCGATAGGGGACGAGTCATGTGGCGACAACGGTTATGA